The Pontibacillus halophilus JSM 076056 = DSM 19796 genome includes a region encoding these proteins:
- the cydD gene encoding thiol reductant ABC exporter subunit CydD — translation MGKGLAFIKNRKFVWTVLTVMTIGQGIFILCQAQWLSNAITSLFNGQSAYLMIGLVLLSFIGRHGVHVIKTRFVERVAKETADEMRQGLLAKLFKLGPRHAKKAGTGNLATLSVEGVRQYQTYLELFLPKLIALLVFTPMIWFYVISLDVTSGIILLVTFPILIAFMILLGLMAKRKADRQWSSYRVLSNHFVDSIQGLETLKHVGASKRHHKNIEGVSERYRKATMGTLKVAFLSSFAMDFFTMLSVATVAVFLGFRLTEGDLLLGPALTVLILAPEYFSPMRELGTDYHSTLNGQEAGASIQSVLDTPSFQPQPFPEDFTWKDNRAITLTDITVRGDDDQAMLEHVSLTLQGNQKIGVIGESGSGKTALIDLLAGFLETSEGNLSLCGEKLTHLQQEQWQSQLHYIPQHPTILQDSIQKNVRLYSPHASLEEVQHAVKVAGLERWIETLPNGLDEIIGQGGLEISGGQAQRIALARTFLKQRPILLLDEPTSHLDLETEYEIKQQMLPLLEQRLVVFATHRLHWMLHMDAIVVMDEGSIVEVGSHEQLMMKQGAYYRLVCAQMGEAL, via the coding sequence ATGGGAAAAGGGCTCGCTTTTATAAAGAATCGTAAATTCGTTTGGACAGTGTTAACGGTTATGACGATTGGTCAAGGGATTTTCATTCTATGTCAGGCTCAGTGGCTTTCTAACGCCATTACGTCTCTTTTCAATGGGCAATCTGCGTATCTAATGATTGGACTCGTGCTTCTCTCTTTTATCGGGAGGCACGGCGTTCATGTCATTAAGACTCGTTTCGTAGAACGGGTTGCTAAAGAAACTGCAGATGAAATGAGGCAAGGACTGCTTGCGAAGTTGTTCAAGCTCGGGCCTAGGCATGCGAAGAAAGCAGGGACAGGGAATTTAGCCACCTTATCTGTTGAGGGTGTGCGTCAGTACCAGACGTATCTAGAGTTGTTCTTGCCAAAGCTTATTGCCCTACTCGTATTTACGCCTATGATTTGGTTCTATGTCATCTCACTTGATGTGACATCTGGAATTATTCTATTGGTCACTTTCCCCATTCTTATTGCATTCATGATCCTCTTAGGACTTATGGCAAAGCGAAAGGCAGATCGACAATGGAGTTCCTATCGCGTCCTCTCTAACCATTTCGTTGACTCCATCCAAGGGCTTGAGACATTGAAGCATGTGGGAGCAAGCAAACGCCACCATAAGAATATTGAAGGCGTTAGTGAGCGATATCGAAAAGCAACGATGGGAACACTCAAAGTGGCCTTTCTCTCGTCATTTGCGATGGACTTCTTCACTATGCTCTCCGTGGCCACAGTAGCTGTATTCCTAGGGTTTCGCCTAACAGAAGGAGATCTACTCTTAGGGCCTGCCTTAACCGTTCTTATACTGGCACCTGAGTACTTCTCGCCAATGCGTGAGTTAGGCACCGATTATCACAGTACATTAAATGGTCAAGAAGCGGGTGCGTCTATTCAGAGTGTACTGGATACCCCATCGTTTCAGCCTCAACCCTTCCCTGAAGATTTCACTTGGAAAGATAATCGTGCCATTACGCTTACTGACATTACAGTGCGTGGAGATGATGACCAGGCGATGCTTGAACACGTCTCTCTTACACTTCAAGGGAATCAGAAAATCGGTGTGATTGGTGAGAGTGGTTCTGGGAAGACAGCCCTGATTGATTTATTGGCAGGATTTCTTGAAACCAGCGAGGGTAACCTTTCGCTCTGTGGAGAGAAGCTAACCCACCTTCAACAAGAACAATGGCAATCTCAGCTTCACTATATTCCACAACACCCAACTATTCTACAAGATTCCATTCAGAAGAATGTAAGGCTCTATTCACCTCATGCTTCACTAGAAGAGGTTCAACATGCGGTGAAAGTTGCTGGATTAGAAAGATGGATTGAAACCCTCCCTAACGGATTAGATGAAATCATAGGGCAAGGTGGATTGGAGATTAGCGGAGGTCAGGCGCAGCGTATTGCTCTTGCAAGGACGTTCTTAAAACAACGTCCAATTCTATTATTGGATGAACCTACTTCTCACCTAGATCTTGAAACGGAATATGAGATTAAACAGCAAATGCTTCCTCTCTTAGAGCAACGACTTGTTGTCTTTGCTACACATCGTCTGCACTGGATGTTGCACATGGACGCGATTGTAGTCATGGATGAAGGTAGCATTGTTGAGGTAGGAAGCCACGAGCAATTAATGATGAAACAAGGAGCCTACTATCGATTAGTCTGTGCACAAATGGGGGAAGCATTATGA
- the cydB gene encoding cytochrome d ubiquinol oxidase subunit II, which translates to MALSELWFLLVAVLFIGFFFLEGFDFGVGMSTRLVARSDLERRMMINTIGPFWDANEVWLLTGGGAIFAAFPHWYATMFSGYYIPFVFVLLALIGRGVAFEFRGKVDHKNWTKVWDWVVFFGSVLPPFLFGVLFSSLLRGMPIDENMNLQAGFYDYVNLYTVVGGITVTLICYLHGLLFLTLKTLGDLQERARLMAQKVILATIASLVVFVGLSIVETDLFQFNSMATIPMVIGVVVAYALAILFIAKKRDGFAFTMSGLGILLTVGSIFAGLFPRVMVSSISETYNLTVYNAASGAYSLKVMTIVALTLLPFVLGYQIWSYYVFRKRVDAKDLIY; encoded by the coding sequence ATGGCATTAAGTGAACTATGGTTTCTGTTAGTAGCTGTATTGTTTATCGGTTTCTTTTTCCTTGAGGGATTCGACTTTGGCGTAGGGATGTCCACACGCTTAGTCGCTCGGAGTGATCTAGAACGACGAATGATGATTAATACAATTGGACCGTTCTGGGATGCAAATGAAGTCTGGTTGTTAACAGGTGGAGGAGCAATCTTCGCAGCCTTTCCTCACTGGTACGCAACCATGTTCAGCGGCTATTATATTCCCTTTGTCTTTGTCCTACTCGCCTTAATCGGACGAGGAGTAGCATTTGAATTTCGCGGTAAAGTAGATCACAAGAATTGGACGAAAGTGTGGGATTGGGTTGTATTCTTTGGAAGCGTCCTTCCTCCTTTCTTGTTCGGGGTCTTGTTCTCAAGCCTGTTAAGAGGGATGCCAATTGATGAGAACATGAATTTACAAGCAGGATTCTACGATTACGTGAACCTCTATACCGTTGTAGGTGGGATTACAGTTACGTTGATTTGCTATTTGCACGGGCTGTTATTCCTTACGTTGAAAACACTTGGTGACTTACAAGAACGTGCCAGACTAATGGCTCAGAAGGTAATCTTAGCAACGATTGCTTCTCTTGTTGTCTTTGTAGGCTTATCCATTGTGGAGACTGACTTGTTCCAGTTTAACAGCATGGCCACGATCCCAATGGTCATCGGTGTAGTGGTTGCTTACGCACTTGCAATCTTGTTTATTGCGAAGAAGCGGGATGGCTTTGCTTTCACGATGTCAGGACTTGGGATTCTTCTCACAGTTGGAAGCATATTCGCTGGACTATTCCCAAGAGTGATGGTCAGCTCTATTTCAGAAACGTACAATCTGACTGTTTACAATGCAGCGTCTGGAGCTTACTCATTGAAAGTCATGACGATTGTGGCGCTCACATTACTTCCATTCGTACTTGGATATCAAATTTGGAGTTATTATGTGTTCCGTAAGCGAGTGGATGCGAAGGATTTGATTTACTAA